Proteins encoded within one genomic window of Ammonifex degensii KC4:
- a CDS encoding PepSY1/2 domain-containing protein, translated as MRSYRLALTLLGLVMVAVAAWGTKEHQGRRYLELELNNRYQQTFYDLLTHVQNVEVLLGKCLVAGGRQQSVGLLSSVWQQAMMAQADLSSLPVSPQYTERTAKFLAQVADYANSLCRQAGTGSPLTEENWKTLNRLYQQASSLNRELHRIEAEILARGPNFWELGQRLKARQARTTEASASPFRALNREIQNYPTLVYDGPFSDHLEKQKPEGLTGGVVGRSQAEAKVRDLVEPTPTRVRVTGK; from the coding sequence TTGCGCAGCTATCGCCTGGCTTTGACTCTTCTGGGCCTGGTCATGGTGGCGGTGGCGGCCTGGGGCACAAAGGAGCATCAGGGGCGCCGCTACCTGGAGCTCGAACTTAACAACCGCTACCAGCAGACCTTCTACGACCTTCTAACCCACGTGCAGAACGTCGAGGTTTTGCTGGGCAAGTGCCTGGTGGCGGGCGGCCGGCAGCAGTCTGTGGGTCTGCTTTCCTCCGTCTGGCAGCAGGCCATGATGGCCCAGGCCGATCTTTCCTCCTTACCCGTTTCCCCGCAGTACACCGAGCGCACGGCCAAGTTTTTAGCCCAGGTGGCCGACTACGCCAACTCCCTCTGCCGGCAGGCGGGGACCGGTTCCCCTTTAACCGAGGAAAATTGGAAGACCCTAAATCGCCTTTACCAGCAGGCTTCTTCCCTCAACCGGGAGCTGCACCGGATAGAGGCGGAGATCCTGGCCCGCGGCCCCAACTTTTGGGAGCTGGGACAGAGGCTTAAAGCCCGGCAGGCCAGGACCACCGAGGCTTCGGCCTCCCCCTTCCGGGCGCTCAACCGGGAGATCCAGAACTACCCCACCCTGGTCTATGACGGTCCCTTCTCCGACCATCTGGAAAAGCAGAAGCCCGAGGGATTGACTGGCGGGGTGGTGGGCCGGAGCCAGGCGGAGGCTAAGGTGCGGGATTTGGTGGAGCCGACGCCCACCAGGGTGCGGGTGACGGGGAAGTGA
- a CDS encoding tetratricopeptide repeat protein, with product MGLLALVLSAGLVISTFTWFSPPLPKSMEPPPSSEEAAQASQASSSWREEFNRAVAQKDLAKLLELGAKAREEGKLAEATRTYEEVLKLYPDNTNARLSLAEIYLAEEKYDAAYQQVEAILQKNPNHQLALFYRGLILGYGKKDYPAAVKDLEKFLKLAPDAPEASQARILIEEWSKH from the coding sequence TTGGGTCTGCTCGCTCTGGTTCTGTCGGCAGGCTTGGTGATTTCTACCTTTACCTGGTTTTCTCCCCCTCTGCCTAAGTCCATGGAGCCTCCTCCTTCCTCCGAAGAAGCCGCGCAGGCCTCGCAGGCTTCTTCCTCCTGGCGGGAGGAATTTAATCGGGCGGTGGCCCAGAAGGATCTGGCCAAGCTCTTGGAGTTAGGGGCAAAGGCGCGGGAGGAAGGGAAGCTAGCGGAAGCTACCCGCACCTACGAAGAAGTGCTGAAGCTTTATCCGGATAACACCAACGCCAGGCTGAGCTTAGCGGAGATCTACCTGGCGGAGGAGAAGTACGACGCCGCCTACCAGCAGGTGGAGGCGATTCTGCAGAAGAACCCCAATCACCAGCTGGCTCTGTTCTACCGGGGATTGATTCTGGGATACGGGAAAAAGGACTACCCGGCTGCTGTGAAGGACTTAGAAAAGTTCCTTAAGCTGGCGCCCGACGCTCCTGAGGCTTCCCAGGCCCGGATCCTCATTGAGGAGTGGTCCAAGCACTAA
- a CDS encoding nucleotidyltransferase domain-containing protein: MGDKLAARREEYRQLLREALDKAVVVLSSLPEVERVSLVGSYARGRSDLGTDLDLVVVMRTELDFLERLRFLYPLLSLPVDLDLLCYTPEEFASLKEHGFLRHVLKEEVVLYEKKPS; encoded by the coding sequence GTGGGGGATAAGCTGGCCGCCCGGAGGGAAGAGTACCGGCAGCTTCTGCGCGAAGCGCTGGATAAGGCCGTTGTCGTTCTCTCCTCCTTGCCAGAAGTGGAGCGGGTGAGTTTGGTGGGTTCTTATGCCCGGGGCCGCTCCGATCTCGGCACCGATCTGGATCTGGTGGTGGTGATGCGCACCGAACTCGACTTTCTCGAAAGGCTGCGTTTCCTTTATCCTCTTCTCTCCCTGCCGGTAGATCTGGATCTTCTCTGCTATACTCCGGAGGAATTCGCCTCCCTCAAGGAACACGGGTTCCTCCGGCACGTCCTGAAAGAGGAAGTGGTACTGTATGAGAAGAAGCCCTCTTGA
- a CDS encoding (Fe-S)-binding protein, with protein sequence MPVVDGLKQPVKAGPKEFEGLHLVPVPDEEKPAEALKWLDYYRKERRSLVMAMESCVKCGLCAEQCHTYLGTRDPNNIPAGRADLMRKVYKRYFTVQGKLFGKLVGAEEITMRTLEEWFSYYYQCTECRRCGHVCPFGIDTCEVTMIGRQILYNIGMVPKLHAATDVAILKTGNHMALTPSGIVDTLEFLSDEIEEERGFRIEFPVDKPNSDILYVPSSADFFLNPDTLKGAAEFFEYIGANWTISTRITEAGNFGYLSDQTRIQRELVNRVWEEVARLGVKKVVWGECGHGWRAAKMYIPTMSDYPTKMRVPITHIHDEVAAYIKAGKLKLNPKDNFRAQGLPVTLHDPCNYARACGLVENLRVNLYASVTEVREMNPNREKTFCCGGGSGVLFDDPEMYQLRIKFSQKKADMIRATGAKVLCAPCSICKAQFHAMIPEHKLDVKLYGLIDLVGAALDFKGHRQV encoded by the coding sequence ATGCCGGTAGTAGACGGGTTGAAGCAGCCGGTAAAGGCGGGGCCTAAAGAGTTTGAAGGGCTTCACTTGGTGCCCGTGCCCGACGAGGAAAAGCCCGCTGAAGCTTTGAAGTGGCTCGACTATTACCGCAAAGAGCGGCGCTCGCTGGTCATGGCCATGGAGTCCTGCGTCAAGTGCGGGCTCTGCGCCGAGCAGTGCCACACTTATTTGGGTACCAGAGACCCCAACAACATCCCAGCGGGCCGCGCCGACCTCATGCGCAAGGTTTACAAGCGCTACTTCACAGTGCAGGGGAAGCTCTTCGGCAAGCTGGTGGGCGCCGAGGAGATCACCATGCGCACTCTGGAGGAGTGGTTCAGCTACTACTACCAGTGCACGGAGTGCCGCCGCTGCGGCCACGTCTGCCCCTTCGGCATCGACACCTGTGAAGTCACCATGATCGGGCGCCAGATCCTCTACAACATCGGCATGGTTCCTAAACTTCACGCCGCTACCGACGTGGCTATCCTCAAGACCGGCAACCACATGGCCCTGACCCCTTCGGGAATCGTCGACACCCTGGAGTTCCTCTCGGATGAAATTGAGGAAGAGCGGGGCTTCCGCATCGAGTTCCCGGTGGATAAGCCCAACTCCGACATCCTCTACGTTCCCTCTTCGGCCGACTTCTTCCTCAACCCGGACACCTTGAAAGGAGCGGCTGAGTTCTTCGAGTACATCGGGGCCAACTGGACCATCTCCACCCGCATAACCGAGGCGGGCAACTTCGGCTACCTCTCCGACCAGACCCGCATCCAGCGCGAGCTAGTTAACCGGGTGTGGGAAGAGGTGGCGCGCCTGGGGGTAAAGAAGGTGGTGTGGGGCGAGTGCGGGCACGGCTGGCGGGCGGCTAAGATGTACATCCCCACCATGTCCGACTACCCGACCAAGATGCGGGTGCCCATCACCCACATCCACGACGAGGTGGCGGCCTACATCAAGGCGGGCAAGCTCAAGCTCAACCCGAAGGACAACTTCCGGGCCCAGGGATTGCCGGTAACGCTGCACGACCCCTGCAACTACGCGCGGGCCTGCGGGTTGGTGGAAAACTTGCGGGTCAACCTCTACGCCTCCGTCACCGAGGTACGGGAGATGAACCCCAACCGCGAGAAGACCTTCTGTTGCGGTGGCGGTTCTGGCGTGCTCTTCGACGACCCGGAGATGTACCAGCTGCGCATCAAGTTCTCGCAGAAGAAGGCGGACATGATCCGGGCCACGGGGGCCAAGGTGCTCTGCGCTCCTTGCTCCATCTGCAAGGCGCAGTTCCACGCCATGATCCCCGAGCACAAGCTCGACGTGAAGCTTTACGGGCTCATCGACCTGGTGGGCGCGGCGCTAGACTTCAAGGGTCATCGCCAGGTATAA
- the sleB gene encoding spore cortex-lytic enzyme has product MVLLLLLPLAFWGAERARAQNPTLYWGSTGWHVMRVQQRLAQWGYYDGPIDGVFGYKTWKAVRYFQWKNGLAVDGVVGPATWAALGFPSYTPTPTVSRGYTTDRDAVLLLARLIMGEAADEPFEGKVAVGAVVLNRMRHPSFPKTIPGVIFQPGAFESVSNGQIWRPLSPEAVRAAGLALAGWDPTGGALYFWNPAKTVSPWVWTRTIITRIGNHVFAR; this is encoded by the coding sequence ATGGTTCTCCTTTTGCTCCTCCCTCTGGCCTTCTGGGGGGCGGAGCGGGCGCGGGCGCAGAATCCCACCCTTTACTGGGGAAGTACCGGGTGGCACGTGATGCGGGTGCAGCAGCGCCTGGCCCAGTGGGGGTACTACGACGGCCCCATCGACGGTGTCTTCGGCTACAAGACCTGGAAGGCGGTGCGCTACTTCCAGTGGAAGAACGGGCTGGCGGTGGATGGGGTGGTGGGCCCGGCTACCTGGGCGGCCCTGGGCTTCCCCAGCTACACTCCTACCCCAACCGTCTCCCGCGGCTACACCACCGACCGTGACGCAGTGTTGCTTTTAGCCCGGCTCATCATGGGGGAGGCGGCGGACGAGCCTTTCGAGGGGAAAGTAGCAGTAGGGGCGGTGGTCCTCAACCGCATGCGCCACCCTAGCTTCCCCAAGACCATACCCGGGGTGATCTTCCAGCCGGGAGCCTTTGAGTCGGTCTCCAACGGGCAGATCTGGCGCCCCCTCTCCCCCGAGGCAGTGCGAGCGGCGGGACTGGCCCTGGCGGGTTGGGATCCCACTGGCGGCGCCCTTTACTTCTGGAACCCGGCCAAGACCGTATCTCCCTGGGTGTGGACGCGAACCATCATCACCCGCATAGGCAACCACGTCTTTGCCCGCTGA
- a CDS encoding HEPN domain-containing protein codes for MRRSPLEEGRRWLEQAEEDLRWAKHLTQQGGYYLACFLSQQIGEKAIKGFLYAQGEEIVLGHSIERLCHQAARWEPLFAEKVKRWAILDGYYVPTRYPNGLPDSIPARVYTEEAAQEAVRLAEEVVAFVRDRLA; via the coding sequence ATGAGAAGAAGCCCTCTTGAGGAAGGCCGGCGCTGGCTGGAGCAGGCGGAAGAAGACCTGCGCTGGGCGAAGCACCTGACCCAGCAAGGTGGTTACTACTTAGCTTGCTTCTTATCCCAGCAAATTGGCGAAAAGGCCATTAAAGGTTTCCTTTATGCGCAGGGAGAAGAGATCGTGCTGGGACACTCCATCGAGCGTCTCTGCCACCAAGCAGCCCGGTGGGAGCCTCTTTTCGCCGAGAAAGTGAAGCGCTGGGCTATCCTCGACGGCTACTATGTCCCCACCCGTTACCCCAACGGTCTGCCTGACAGTATCCCAGCCAGAGTGTACACGGAAGAGGCCGCTCAGGAGGCCGTACGCCTGGCGGAGGAAGTGGTAGCTTTCGTCCGGGATAGGCTGGCGTAA
- a CDS encoding PepSY1/2 domain-containing protein produces the protein MKGRIPAYRVEADTSAGKVVALITRQGGHLLLLLAERYPGKPRLKVEEARSRAESYLRDKLGLKNMHLSYSVQKGALAIFNFIPEEGGVALYPDMVKVTVALDDGRVVGVDTYSYLMFHRPRFLPQPRLTAAEARGLLNPRLKIENQRLALIPTDGGKEKLCYEFKTRLGEDIYLIYLDAERGEEEKILKLVPTTGGELAL, from the coding sequence GTGAAGGGGCGCATTCCGGCCTACCGGGTGGAGGCCGATACCTCGGCGGGAAAAGTGGTGGCTCTGATCACCCGGCAGGGAGGGCACCTGCTCCTTTTGCTGGCAGAGAGATATCCTGGCAAGCCCCGGCTTAAGGTGGAGGAGGCGCGAAGCCGGGCGGAGAGCTACCTGCGGGATAAGCTGGGGCTTAAGAACATGCACTTGAGCTACAGCGTGCAGAAGGGCGCTTTGGCCATCTTCAATTTCATACCGGAGGAGGGCGGGGTGGCCCTCTATCCTGACATGGTCAAGGTCACCGTGGCGCTGGACGACGGGCGCGTGGTGGGGGTTGATACCTACTCCTACCTGATGTTTCACCGTCCTCGCTTCCTGCCCCAGCCGCGACTGACGGCGGCAGAGGCACGCGGGTTGCTTAACCCCCGGCTCAAAATAGAAAACCAGCGCCTGGCCCTTATTCCCACCGACGGAGGGAAGGAAAAGCTCTGCTATGAGTTCAAAACGCGCCTGGGCGAGGATATCTACCTTATTTACCTTGACGCTGAGCGCGGCGAGGAAGAAAAGATTCTGAAACTTGTGCCCACCACCGGCGGGGAGCTGGCCCTCTGA
- a CDS encoding DUF169 domain-containing protein produces the protein MESKIARGLGMRFQPVALLWSDEKPEGARQFSPGKWGCVMWLFAAAARGEVAVCDRETFGCLGGGTGLGFGNQYLNWPGGIENFYCFLSTGKPDWDASEGGLRREAARYMLEGERYLRSPEVARHFVQQLPMTDIPARYVVFKPLGMVEERERPVVVIFTASPDQLAALTVLANFGRPTGDNVLIPFAAGCQAIGILPYREAQAEQPRAVVGLIDLSARRNVAKQLGREVFTFAVPFKMFREMEGWAEESFLAKKEWQEYFKSSPDG, from the coding sequence GTGGAGAGCAAGATCGCCCGTGGATTGGGAATGCGCTTTCAGCCGGTGGCGCTCTTGTGGTCTGACGAAAAGCCTGAAGGGGCTAGGCAGTTCTCACCCGGCAAGTGGGGCTGCGTTATGTGGCTTTTCGCTGCTGCTGCCCGCGGGGAGGTGGCCGTCTGTGACCGGGAAACTTTCGGCTGCCTGGGAGGAGGCACGGGGCTGGGCTTCGGCAACCAGTACCTCAACTGGCCCGGCGGGATAGAAAACTTTTACTGCTTCCTCTCCACGGGCAAGCCGGACTGGGACGCTTCTGAAGGGGGGTTACGCCGGGAAGCGGCAAGGTACATGCTGGAGGGGGAGCGCTATCTGCGCTCGCCGGAGGTGGCCCGGCACTTCGTGCAGCAGCTCCCCATGACCGACATACCGGCCCGCTACGTGGTCTTCAAGCCGCTGGGAATGGTGGAGGAAAGGGAAAGGCCGGTGGTGGTGATCTTCACCGCCAGCCCCGACCAGCTAGCCGCCCTCACCGTGCTGGCCAACTTCGGGCGGCCTACCGGCGACAACGTGCTCATCCCCTTCGCCGCCGGCTGCCAGGCCATAGGAATCCTCCCTTACCGGGAGGCGCAGGCCGAGCAGCCGCGGGCGGTAGTAGGGCTCATCGACCTCTCTGCCCGCCGCAACGTGGCCAAGCAGCTGGGGCGCGAGGTCTTCACCTTCGCTGTGCCTTTTAAGATGTTCCGCGAAATGGAAGGATGGGCGGAGGAGAGCTTTCTGGCCAAGAAAGAATGGCAGGAATATTTTAAATCTAGCCCTGACGGTTGA
- the cutA gene encoding divalent-cation tolerance protein CutA translates to MAELVWVYVTCADEDEARRLARELVEERLAACANVIPGLFSTYWWEGKREEAREAALILKSTAARVEKLMAEIRARHSYSTPAILVLPVLAANPEFARWVKETVGDEA, encoded by the coding sequence TTGGCCGAGCTCGTCTGGGTTTACGTGACCTGTGCCGACGAAGACGAGGCGAGAAGGCTAGCGCGGGAACTGGTGGAGGAGCGCCTGGCGGCCTGCGCCAATGTCATCCCCGGCCTTTTTTCCACCTACTGGTGGGAAGGAAAGCGGGAGGAAGCGCGGGAAGCGGCGCTTATCCTCAAGAGCACCGCGGCACGGGTGGAGAAGCTGATGGCGGAGATAAGGGCGCGGCACAGCTACTCCACCCCGGCCATCCTAGTGCTGCCGGTCCTGGCCGCCAACCCCGAATTTGCCCGCTGGGTTAAGGAGACGGTGGGGGATGAGGCCTAA
- a CDS encoding cobyrinate a,c-diamide synthase produces the protein MPEVCTVPRLLVAAPQGRSGKTTITLGLVAALRARGLTVQPFKKGPDFIDPGWLGRAAGRPCRNLDAFFFPRETLAQVFVRGVQGADVAVVEGAMGLFDGVDLEGSGSTAEIAKIIRSPVVLVINATRMTRSAAAVVLGFKAFDPELELAGVILNHVARPRHERVLREAIKRFCNLPVLGVFPKCALAAIPDRHLGLVPVGEEEREAEILEVLRELAEKYLDIEGILALARRAAPLTVSLPDDSPVVKKEVRLGVFRDRAFSFYYPENLEALEAAGAELCFINALEDDLPPVDGLYIGGGFPEIFAACLEANEGLRRRVREAAEAGMPIYAECGGLMYLSRSLLFRGHRYAMAGVFPFDVTFGDQPSGHGYMRLKALGGNPFFPAGERLLGHEFHHSRPLNLSPSTLFGFAVERGYGINGAFDGAIYRSTLAAYCHLHALAAPGWAPALVAKAREFRKGG, from the coding sequence ATGCCGGAAGTCTGCACGGTACCGCGCCTGTTGGTGGCGGCCCCGCAGGGGCGCTCGGGCAAGACCACCATCACTTTGGGTCTGGTGGCTGCCCTGCGGGCGCGGGGATTGACGGTACAGCCCTTCAAAAAGGGCCCGGATTTTATCGATCCCGGCTGGCTGGGCCGGGCGGCGGGGCGCCCCTGCCGCAACCTAGACGCTTTCTTCTTTCCCCGGGAAACTTTGGCCCAGGTCTTTGTCCGCGGCGTGCAAGGGGCCGATGTGGCGGTAGTGGAAGGGGCCATGGGGCTCTTCGACGGGGTGGACCTAGAAGGAAGCGGCAGCACGGCAGAGATAGCCAAGATCATCCGCTCTCCTGTCGTCCTGGTAATCAACGCCACGCGCATGACCCGCAGTGCGGCGGCGGTAGTTTTGGGCTTTAAAGCTTTCGACCCGGAGCTGGAGCTTGCCGGAGTCATACTCAACCATGTGGCCCGACCCCGGCACGAGCGGGTGCTGCGCGAGGCCATAAAGCGCTTCTGCAACCTCCCGGTGCTGGGGGTTTTCCCTAAGTGCGCCCTGGCCGCCATTCCCGACCGGCACTTGGGGCTGGTACCGGTCGGAGAGGAGGAGCGGGAAGCTGAGATCCTGGAGGTTTTGCGGGAGCTGGCCGAGAAGTACCTGGACATCGAAGGGATCTTGGCCCTGGCACGCCGGGCTGCACCTTTGACAGTTTCCTTGCCGGACGATTCTCCCGTGGTCAAAAAAGAGGTGCGCCTGGGGGTTTTTCGCGACCGGGCCTTCAGCTTCTACTACCCGGAAAACCTAGAGGCTTTAGAGGCGGCAGGGGCGGAGCTTTGTTTTATCAACGCCCTGGAAGACGACCTTCCTCCGGTGGACGGGCTTTACATCGGCGGGGGCTTCCCGGAAATTTTTGCTGCTTGCCTGGAGGCGAACGAGGGCTTGCGCCGGCGAGTACGGGAGGCGGCAGAAGCAGGTATGCCCATTTACGCCGAGTGCGGGGGGTTGATGTATTTGAGCCGCTCGCTCCTTTTCCGGGGACATCGCTACGCCATGGCGGGAGTATTCCCCTTCGACGTCACCTTCGGTGACCAGCCGAGCGGGCACGGCTATATGCGCCTTAAGGCCTTGGGAGGCAACCCCTTCTTCCCGGCCGGGGAGCGGCTTCTGGGGCACGAGTTTCACCACTCCCGGCCGCTTAATCTCTCTCCCAGCACGCTCTTCGGCTTCGCGGTGGAGCGGGGCTACGGCATAAACGGTGCCTTCGACGGAGCGATCTACCGCTCGACTTTGGCTGCCTACTGCCACCTGCACGCCTTGGCGGCACCGGGCTGGGCTCCTGCCTTGGTGGCCAAGGCACGGGAATTTCGCAAAGGGGGGTGA
- a CDS encoding respiratory nitrate reductase subunit gamma, which translates to MKYFLVQILPYFTVALFLGGIVWRIWRWMIARIVHNITLSPFPSNWVAAILWILWQMVAFWNVLKFDPWLWVGAWPMHVALFSILGGHVLGIYTLGTQFHLLFPWLVTEAQSERASEFLGTFFGIIFFVALLYLLIRRLTLTRMKVISSTSDYLHLLLLLAISGVGNYMRLVEGAGITYAEAKTFLAGLFTFNPQPFPDNWFFFTHFLLVQILMIVFPFSKLMHSFGIMWERWIVNRPYKEAPIGLPGVKLRLD; encoded by the coding sequence ATGAAATATTTCCTGGTGCAGATCCTTCCCTATTTCACGGTGGCCCTTTTCTTGGGCGGCATCGTCTGGCGCATCTGGCGCTGGATGATCGCCCGCATTGTGCACAACATTACCCTTTCGCCCTTCCCTTCCAACTGGGTGGCGGCCATCTTGTGGATCCTGTGGCAGATGGTGGCTTTCTGGAACGTCCTGAAGTTTGATCCCTGGCTCTGGGTAGGGGCGTGGCCCATGCACGTGGCGCTCTTCTCCATCCTGGGCGGGCACGTCTTGGGCATCTACACGCTGGGAACCCAGTTTCACTTGCTTTTCCCTTGGCTGGTCACTGAAGCGCAGAGCGAGCGCGCCTCGGAGTTCCTGGGAACCTTCTTCGGTATCATCTTCTTCGTGGCGCTTCTCTACCTGCTCATTAGGCGCCTGACCCTTACCCGGATGAAGGTTATCTCGTCCACCAGCGACTACCTGCACCTCTTGCTGTTGCTGGCCATCTCTGGGGTCGGCAACTACATGCGCCTGGTGGAAGGGGCGGGAATAACTTACGCTGAGGCCAAGACCTTCTTGGCGGGGCTTTTCACCTTCAATCCCCAGCCCTTCCCGGATAACTGGTTCTTCTTCACCCACTTCCTGCTGGTGCAGATTCTGATGATCGTTTTCCCCTTCTCCAAGCTCATGCACTCCTTCGGCATCATGTGGGAGCGCTGGATTGTGAACCGTCCTTACAAGGAGGCTCCCATTGGGCTTCCTGGCGTAAAGCTGCGCCTCGACTAA
- the nfi gene encoding deoxyribonuclease V (cleaves DNA at apurinic or apyrimidinic sites) — protein sequence MRPKKECPWNLTPQEAVELQEEWRREVKVEDGPRPEDLRLVAGCDVSFSQARGMLYAAVVVLKVPDFEVAEESTACLPATFPYIPGLLAFREIPALLSALEKIKSTPDLILCDGQGIAHPRGMGIASHLGVLFDLPTIGVAKTCLVGRWKTPGPERGSFSYLRYRGRVVGTVLRTRTGVKPVFVSPGHRVSVDLAREIALYLAPRYRLPEPLRLAHLLSYRLNRQG from the coding sequence ATGAGGCCTAAAAAAGAGTGCCCCTGGAACCTCACACCGCAGGAAGCAGTAGAGCTTCAGGAGGAGTGGCGGAGGGAAGTGAAAGTGGAAGACGGCCCCCGCCCGGAGGACTTGCGGCTGGTCGCGGGGTGCGACGTATCCTTCTCCCAAGCCCGAGGCATGCTCTACGCCGCGGTGGTGGTGCTGAAAGTACCCGATTTTGAGGTGGCGGAGGAAAGCACTGCCTGCCTTCCCGCCACCTTTCCTTACATTCCCGGCCTTTTGGCTTTCCGTGAGATACCGGCTCTTCTCTCTGCCCTGGAGAAAATAAAGAGCACTCCCGACCTCATCCTGTGTGACGGGCAGGGGATCGCCCATCCCCGGGGAATGGGAATCGCCAGCCATCTGGGAGTGCTTTTCGACCTGCCGACCATAGGCGTGGCCAAAACCTGCCTGGTGGGGAGGTGGAAAACGCCAGGTCCCGAGCGGGGAAGCTTTTCCTACCTCCGCTACCGGGGCCGGGTGGTAGGGACGGTCCTGCGTACCCGCACGGGTGTGAAGCCTGTCTTCGTCTCTCCCGGGCACCGGGTGAGCGTGGATCTGGCTCGCGAGATCGCCCTCTACCTCGCCCCCCGCTACCGCCTCCCCGAACCCTTGCGCCTGGCCCACCTCCTAAGCTACCGTCTCAACCGTCAGGGCTAG
- a CDS encoding TusE/DsrC/DsvC family sulfur relay protein, whose protein sequence is MPYIEVLGQKIEVDEDGFIQDPSIWTPELAKELAKMEEVPEMTEDHWKVVNYIRDYYLKHGIAPMIRKLCKDTGFSLKQIYELFPTGPAKGACKIAGLPKPTGCV, encoded by the coding sequence ATGCCGTACATCGAGGTGCTGGGCCAGAAGATTGAGGTGGACGAGGACGGGTTCATTCAGGATCCCTCCATCTGGACTCCCGAGCTGGCCAAGGAGCTGGCCAAGATGGAGGAAGTGCCGGAAATGACCGAGGACCACTGGAAGGTGGTCAACTACATCCGCGACTACTACCTCAAGCACGGCATCGCCCCCATGATCCGCAAGCTTTGTAAGGACACGGGCTTCAGCCTCAAGCAGATTTACGAACTCTTCCCCACCGGTCCGGCTAAGGGGGCCTGCAAGATCGCGGGACTGCCCAAGCCCACCGGTTGCGTGTAA
- a CDS encoding ATP-binding protein, which translates to MFMVSIDEEKCEGCGECTEACPAGILVLEGGKARVTDPTACMGCETCVTVCPTGAPSIQEV; encoded by the coding sequence ATGTTCATGGTAAGCATCGACGAAGAGAAGTGCGAAGGCTGCGGCGAGTGCACGGAGGCCTGTCCGGCAGGAATCCTGGTACTTGAGGGGGGCAAGGCGCGGGTGACCGACCCCACGGCCTGTATGGGGTGCGAGACCTGCGTGACGGTTTGCCCCACGGGTGCTCCTTCGATTCAGGAGGTATAG